The segment TCCTGCCTAACGGCGATGTCGACAATTCGAGCACGGTGATCGTCCGCCCCGGCCAGCCAGCGGCCCCGATCGGCGGCGGCCAGCGTTCGAGCAACCCGATCGAAAAGGGCTATCTGCCGACGGGTGCGGTTGCCTATGGGCTTACGCCCGAAATTGCCGTCGGCCTTGCCATCTCCGCCCCCTACAGCTTCACCACCGATTATGCAGCCGACAGCTGGGTGCGCTACACCGCCGACAAGACCAAGCTGCGCACTTATGACATCCAGCCTTCCGTTGCGTGGAAGGTGGCGCCGGGCCTCAGCCTGGGCGCCGCGCTCAACATCGAATATGCCGACGCCATTTTCGGCAATTATCTGCCCAACCTTTCGGCGCTGCAGCCCGATGGCCATCAGAAGCTTTCCGGGGACGGCTGGGATCTCGGCTGGTCGGTCGGCGCGCAATATATGACCGGACCGGTCAGCATCGGTGCCAGCTACAAATCGGCGATCGAGCACACGCTCTCGGGCTCGATGGAAACGACCGGCCTGCTCGGTGCGCTGGCAGGACTCAACGGCACGGTAGAAACATCGGCGAAGTTCAGCACGCCGTGGCAGGCGACGGTGGGCGCGCGCGTGAAGGCCAATGACGCGCTGACGATCAACGGCCAGATTTCGCGTTTCGGCTGGAGCGAGTTCGACTCGATCGATCTGGGCGCGCCGCTCAACGTTTCGATCCCCGAGGATTACCGCAACACCTGGAGCTTTGCGGGCGGCGTCGATTATCAGATCTCGCCGAAATGGACGGTGCGCGGCGGTATCCAGCACGATCAGACCCCGACGCGTAACGGCCACCGCGATGCGCGCGTGCCCGACAGCAACCGCTGGAACTATGCGCTGGGCGCCAGCTATGCCCTGTCGCCCAACTTCACGGTCGACGCGGCCGCGAACTATATCGACTTCAAGGACGCATCGATCGATCGCACCACCGCCGCCTATGCGGGCAGCGCGGTGCAGACGCCGATCCTCGTCAACGGACAGCTCAACAACGCCAGCGCGGTCGTGCTGTCGGTCGGCGGCCGGATGCGCTTCTGATGTCGTCGGCGCCCGCGACCAGCCAGCAGCAGACCGGCCAGGCGGACGGGGGCAGCCCCCTCATCCGCCCCCGGCTTCTCACCGAATTGCTCGACAAGGCGGTGGCCGAACATCCCAAGCGCCCCGCGCTCGACTTCATGGGTCGGCGCTGGCGCTATGAGGAAGTGGGCGCACTGGTCGACCGGGCGGCGCGCGGATTGCAGGATCTGGGGCTGAAGCCGGGCGACCGCTTCGGCCTCTGTCTGCCCAACACCCCCTATTTCGTCATCCTCTATTTCGCGGTGCTGCGCGCGGGCGGCATCGTCGTCAATTTCAACCCGCTTTATGTCGAACGCGAACTGGACCACCAGATCAGGGATTCGGGCACGCGGATGATGGCGGTGCCCGACCTCAAGATGATCCATGAGAAGGTGGCGGCCGTTGCCGATACTACGGGCCTTGAAAAGATCATCGTATGCCCGATGACGGACATATTGCCGCCGGTGCAGTCCTGGGGCTTTCGCCTGTTCAAGCGCGCCGATCATGCGGTGGTGCCGCGCGACACCCGCCATGTGAATTTCCGCAAGCTCGTGGCGCTGGATGCGGCGCCCCGCCCGGTCCCGCAAAACCCCGATGATATCGCGGTGCTGCAATATACTGGCGGGACGACCGGGGTGCCCAAGGGCGCGATGCTGAGCCATGCCAATCTGGCCGCCAATAGCGCGCAGATGCTGGCGCATGTCGGTTCGCTGCGGCCGGTGCAGGAACGGACACTGGGCATCCTGCCGATGTTCCATGTGTTCGCACTGACGACCGTGCTCAACTATTCGATCGAGATCGCGGCGGAAATCGTCCTTCTGCCGCGTTTCGAGATGGATCAGGTGCTCGCCACCATCAAACGCACCCGGCCCACCCAGTTTTTCGGCGTGCCGACCATCTATGTCGCGTTCAACGGGCTGGCCGACGACAGGCTGCCTGACATGACCTCGATCCGCACCTGCATATCGGGCGGCGCACCGCTGCCGCTGGAAGTGCGCGAACTGTTCGAGCAGCGCACGCATGTGCGCGTTGTCGAGGGATATGGCCTGTCCGAAGCCTCCCCGATCATCGCGTGCAACCCGCTGTTCGAAGGCGAGGTGAAGGAAAATAGCTGCGGACCCCAATTCCCCGGCACCATCCTTGAAATCCGCGACCCGGCAGCGCCCGAGCATGTTCTGCCGCAGGGCGAACGCGGCGAGGTGTGTGTGCGCGGGCCACAGGTGATGCACGGATATTGGCAGCGCCCCGAGGACAGCGCCGCGGTTTTCGTGGACGGCGCGCTGCGTACCGGGGACATCGGCTATCTCGACGAGGACGGCTATCTGTTCCTCGTCGACCGGATCAAGGATGTGATCCTGTGCGGCGGCTATAATGTCTATCCGCGCATGATCGAGGATGCCGCCTATCATCACCCCGCCGTGAAAGAGGCGATCGCGATCGGCATTCCGGACAAATATCGCGGCCAATCGCCCAAGCTGTTCGTCGCGCTTCATGACGGGCAATCGGTTTCGCCCGACGAACTGCGCGCCTTTCTGGGCGAGCGGCTGAGCAAGATCGAAATCCCGCGAGAGATCGAGATGCGCGCCGCCCTGCCCCGCACGCTGATCGGCAAGCTATCCAAAAAGGAACTGATCGAGGAAGAAGCCCTGAATCGGCAGGGCTGAATACGACATGCAGAATGCTGGCGAGACGACGCGCCGACCTATAGAGCGCAGCCAGAACGGGTTGAGGGGAGGCAAGATCATGGCTGAGACGGCGGAGGCCGATTTTCAGGGCATACAGGAAGTATCGGCGCTGCTGGGCATTACCCCCCGCACGCTGCGCTTTTATGAGGACAAGGGCCTGATCACGCCGCAGCGCGTGGGCAAGACGCGTATCTATACCCGCCGCGAGATTGGCCGGATGCAGTTGATCCTGCGTGGCAAGAAGCTGGGCTTTTCGATCCGCGAAATTCAGGAATTCCTCGATCTTTATGACGCGGACCCGACGCAGATCGAACAGATGCGGCGATTGCTCGAGCGCGTTCGCACACGCCTTGCCGATCTGGAACAACAGAAACTGGCGCTCGACGAGACAATCGACGAACTGCGCCTGATCGAAAATCAGGCGAGCGCGCAGATCAGCCGGGTTGCCGGGGGCTAAACACCTGGCCACCCCGGCGGCTTTGCGCTGGACAGCCCCTGCCCATATGGCAAGGAAGATCAGTCTTCATGGCTGATCGGCGCACCCTATGCCCAAACATGTTTCCCATCCCGTTCCCCGGCCACCCTCGGCAGGGGTCGCGCGCGAGCTGTTGCTGAAGGTGCGCGAACTGGGGGGTGATGCGGCGGCCACCGCGCACCGTGCCGGAATTGGCGCCGCGGCCGAGGAGATGCTCAAGCCCGCGTGGAACGGCACCGTTTCGCCTGCGCAGTTCACCCGCCTGTACCGCGAATGCGTTGCGATGTTCGAGGCGCATGACAGCCGCCGCCAAGGCTGGCCGCCGATGACCAAGCGCGAAGTCGACATGCTCTGCTATTGCATCATCACCTGCGCCACGCTGGATGAGGCGATCGCGCGGGCGACCGATTTCTGCACGATGCTGGGCGCGCGGGCGGCAGAGCTCTCGGTGCAGATCAACGGCGAACAGGCGGCGTTCCGAATGCGCACCTTCCGCCGCAAGCGCGATGCAGCGGCCTTTCTGTCGGACCTGACCGGGCTATCGAGCTATCACCGGCTGTTCAGCTGGCTGATCGGCGAGGATATCGAGCTGTTGTCGGTCGAGGTCAGCTATCCGGAGCTGATCGAGGAGGAGGTGACCGGGCTGCTGATGCCGCATCCGATCAGCTATGGCCGTGCCGACAATCTGCTGCTGTTTCCCGCGCACTATCTGCACCGGCCGGTGGTGCGTAGTTATGGCGAGTTGATCGACTTTCTGAAGGACTTTCCCTTCGATCTCGAGACCACCCATTCGAAACAGATGCCGCTTTCGGAAAAGGTGCGGATCGCGATCGGTGGCGCCTTGGCGCGGCGCGCACCGCTGCCGACGCTGGAGACGCTGGCGCGCCAGTTTGGCATCAGCGGGGCGACGCTGAAACGGCGATTGGCGCAGGAAGGCACATCGATGCAGTTATTGAAAGAACGCTGCCGCCACGATCTGGCGCGCAAGCTGCTCGCCGATCCCGCGCTGGCCTTCGGCGAGATCGCGCATCGGCTGAGCTTCAGTGACGCGACCACCTTCAGCCGCGCGTTCAAGGGCTGGTCGGGCCAGTCGCCCTCCGCCTATCGCGACGCGATGGCGCCCGCTGAGGCCGGTTAGAAGCTGACGACCGTCCGCAGCGTTTCACCACGTGCCATGAGATCGAAGCCCTCATTGATCCGCTCGATCGGCAACCGGTGCGTGACAAGATCGTCGAGGTTGATCCGCCCTTCGGCATAAAGATCGAGCAGGCCGGGCAATTCGCTGCGCGTCCGCACATTGCCGAGGAAAGAGCCCTTGAGCGTGCGGCCCAGTTGCAGGTCGAACGGCACCACGGGCAGCTTTTCACCATCCCCCGGCACGCCGAGCACGGTACACACGCCCCAGCCAACACGCGCCGCAGCAAAGGCCGTTTCCATCAGCCCGACATGGCCGACGCATTCAAAGGTGAAATCCGCCCCGCCGCCGGTGAGCGCGCGCAGATGATCGAGCAGATCGCCCGCAATAGCAGCGGGATTGACGAAATGGGTGGCGCCGAAGCGCAGCGCGCGCGCTTCGCACGCCGGATTGATATCGACGCCGATGATCGTCGTCGCCCCGGCCAGCCGCGCGCCCTGCACGACGTTCAGCCCGATGCCGCCAAGCCCGAAGACGATGACGCTTGCGCCCGGCTCGACCCGCGCGGTGTGCAGCGCCGCGCCGATCCCTGTCGCCACCGCGCATCCGATGGTGCAGGCAATGTCGAAGGGCACATCTGGCCGGATCTTCGCGACATTATGTTCGGGCATCACGATGAAGTTGGCGAAGGTGCCGTTGTTCGAATAGGCGGCGACCGGGGTGCCATCCTCGAGCGAAAAGCGCGCGGGCGGCGTGGCCATGCCGGCGAAGAATTCGTCGCACAAATTGGTACGGCCCGACCGGCAGCTTCCGCAGGTGCCGCATTCGCCGATCGACAGCGGAACGACATGATCCCCGACGCGCACGCTTTCCACATCCGCGCCGCATTCGACGACCACCCCCGCCCCTTCATGCCCCAATATCACTGGG is part of the Sphingomonas sp. C3-2 genome and harbors:
- a CDS encoding AraC family transcriptional regulator, with product MPKHVSHPVPRPPSAGVARELLLKVRELGGDAAATAHRAGIGAAAEEMLKPAWNGTVSPAQFTRLYRECVAMFEAHDSRRQGWPPMTKREVDMLCYCIITCATLDEAIARATDFCTMLGARAAELSVQINGEQAAFRMRTFRRKRDAAAFLSDLTGLSSYHRLFSWLIGEDIELLSVEVSYPELIEEEVTGLLMPHPISYGRADNLLLFPAHYLHRPVVRSYGELIDFLKDFPFDLETTHSKQMPLSEKVRIAIGGALARRAPLPTLETLARQFGISGATLKRRLAQEGTSMQLLKERCRHDLARKLLADPALAFGEIAHRLSFSDATTFSRAFKGWSGQSPSAYRDAMAPAEAG
- a CDS encoding long-chain fatty acid--CoA ligase; translated protein: MSSAPATSQQQTGQADGGSPLIRPRLLTELLDKAVAEHPKRPALDFMGRRWRYEEVGALVDRAARGLQDLGLKPGDRFGLCLPNTPYFVILYFAVLRAGGIVVNFNPLYVERELDHQIRDSGTRMMAVPDLKMIHEKVAAVADTTGLEKIIVCPMTDILPPVQSWGFRLFKRADHAVVPRDTRHVNFRKLVALDAAPRPVPQNPDDIAVLQYTGGTTGVPKGAMLSHANLAANSAQMLAHVGSLRPVQERTLGILPMFHVFALTTVLNYSIEIAAEIVLLPRFEMDQVLATIKRTRPTQFFGVPTIYVAFNGLADDRLPDMTSIRTCISGGAPLPLEVRELFEQRTHVRVVEGYGLSEASPIIACNPLFEGEVKENSCGPQFPGTILEIRDPAAPEHVLPQGERGEVCVRGPQVMHGYWQRPEDSAAVFVDGALRTGDIGYLDEDGYLFLVDRIKDVILCGGYNVYPRMIEDAAYHHPAVKEAIAIGIPDKYRGQSPKLFVALHDGQSVSPDELRAFLGERLSKIEIPREIEMRAALPRTLIGKLSKKELIEEEALNRQG
- a CDS encoding OmpP1/FadL family transporter, translated to MKVASKVALFTTIAGAAMLIPGIAHAGGFYLQEQSVRGAGRAFSGEVADQGAASLWWNPAAIGGLEGGDAHIGFSAILPNGDVDNSSTVIVRPGQPAAPIGGGQRSSNPIEKGYLPTGAVAYGLTPEIAVGLAISAPYSFTTDYAADSWVRYTADKTKLRTYDIQPSVAWKVAPGLSLGAALNIEYADAIFGNYLPNLSALQPDGHQKLSGDGWDLGWSVGAQYMTGPVSIGASYKSAIEHTLSGSMETTGLLGALAGLNGTVETSAKFSTPWQATVGARVKANDALTINGQISRFGWSEFDSIDLGAPLNVSIPEDYRNTWSFAGGVDYQISPKWTVRGGIQHDQTPTRNGHRDARVPDSNRWNYALGASYALSPNFTVDAAANYIDFKDASIDRTTAAYAGSAVQTPILVNGQLNNASAVVLSVGGRMRF
- a CDS encoding alcohol dehydrogenase catalytic domain-containing protein — translated: MSVRAAVCHGIGKPLSVETVRLRPPGPGEVLVEIKASGLCHSDYHHMTGASTPYPFPVILGHEGAGVVVECGADVESVRVGDHVVPLSIGECGTCGSCRSGRTNLCDEFFAGMATPPARFSLEDGTPVAAYSNNGTFANFIVMPEHNVAKIRPDVPFDIACTIGCAVATGIGAALHTARVEPGASVIVFGLGGIGLNVVQGARLAGATTIIGVDINPACEARALRFGATHFVNPAAIAGDLLDHLRALTGGGADFTFECVGHVGLMETAFAAARVGWGVCTVLGVPGDGEKLPVVPFDLQLGRTLKGSFLGNVRTRSELPGLLDLYAEGRINLDDLVTHRLPIERINEGFDLMARGETLRTVVSF
- a CDS encoding MerR family DNA-binding transcriptional regulator encodes the protein MAETAEADFQGIQEVSALLGITPRTLRFYEDKGLITPQRVGKTRIYTRREIGRMQLILRGKKLGFSIREIQEFLDLYDADPTQIEQMRRLLERVRTRLADLEQQKLALDETIDELRLIENQASAQISRVAGG